Proteins encoded within one genomic window of Scheffersomyces stipitis CBS 6054 chromosome 3, complete sequence:
- a CDS encoding predicted protein — MKFTAGAALALLSSQAYAALTNVTLWAQSDDQSINGNGLSSIHEGAAINYFFLGSAAQTLVYDDENNWIYFQPIPDLKQYFSVYQTIVQMTVATEAGTTVTIDDAGVLSFEGSSDFYAQKNINDPYSYSKTSFAVL, encoded by the coding sequence ATGAAGTTTACCGCCGGTGCCGCCCTCGCTTTGTTATCCTCCCAAGCTTACGCTGCCCTCACCAACGTCACCTTGTGGGCCCAATCCGATGATCAATCTATCAACGGTAACGGCTTGTCCTCCATCCACGAAGGCGCTGCCATTaactacttcttcttgggttCTGCTGCTCAGACCTTGGTTTACGATGACGAGAACAACTGGATTTACTTTCAACCAATTCCAGACTTGAAGCAATACTTCTCTGTTTACCAGACCATTGTCCAAATGACCGTTGCTACTGAAGCTGGTACCACTGTCACCATTGATGATGCCGGTGTCTTGAGTTTCGAAGGCAGCTCTGACTTCTATGCTCAAAAGAACATTAATGATCCATACAGTTACTCCAAGACTTCCTTCGCTGTTTTG
- a CDS encoding serine rich glyco protein, which translates to MKFFALFPFALLSQYAFAKVFEVTLYASSEDSSINNQGLEFNHASQGILYVYGESQKFIFDDEKGLLYFDFIPGLTYWLTVDYNIVKFSTDKTKALNVGVDDVTNHLLLGYYENFWAKKNIDIDPYEVSQTYPAVLRYKSKSEADYGSIPMKIVVVYGNEITPEVPSSSDSSSSSEWSSSSEWSSTTESWSESWSSSTESLPSSTESWSSTESLSSSTESLSSSTESWSSSESSSSSWSYWFENTTTTTTTTYTEWVITCTEPTTITVTTCTKHICHPATYTYTTPTTVTFTGPKPTPATYTEYVTYCPTPTTITLTTCYRDTCHPATYTVTAPTYISYTASVKPNHQITITEPNTPPPARTSPVTRTTVAPISTFKPTTPASVVLLGEASSRGYGSFIAVAVAFVLALF; encoded by the coding sequence ATGAAGTTCTTTGCACTTTTCCCATTCGCTTTATTATCTCAATATGCTTTTGCAAAAGTCTTCGAAGTTACCCTCTATGcatcttctgaagattctAGTATCAATAACCAAGGTTTAGAATTCAATCATGCCAGTCAAGGAATCTTGTATGTTTATGGAGAGTCTCAGAAGTTCATCTTCGATGATGAGAAGGGGCTTCTCTACTTTGATTTTATACCTGGATTGACCTACTGGCTTACAGTTGACTACAATATTGTTAAATTCAGTACTGATAAGACCAAAGCCCTCAATGTCGGTGTAGACGACGTCACCAACCATCTTTTGTTGGGCTATTACGAAAACTTCTGGGCCAAAAAGAATATCGATATAGATCCATATGAAGTTTCCCAGACTTACCCAGCGGTGCTCCGTTACAAATCGAAGCTGGAAGCTGACTACGGTTCTATTCCAATGAAGATTGTCGTGGTCTATGGTAATGAAATTACTCCAGAAGTACCTTCTTCTAGTGACTCCTCTTCGTCATCTGAATGgtcgtcgtcttctgaATGGTCTTCTACAACTGAATCATGGTCTGAATCCtggtcttcttctactgaatccCTTCCTTCGTCTACTGAATCGTGgtcttctactgaatccCTTTCTTCGTCTACTGAATCCCTTTCTTCGTCTACTGAATCGTGGTCTTCAAGtgagtcttcttcctcctcttGGTCTTATTGGTTCGAAAATACTACCACTACTACCACTACTACATACACTGAGTGGGTCATCACCTGTACGGAACCAACCACTATCACAGTCACCACTTGTACAAAACACATTTGTCATCCAGCAACTTATACCTACACTACTCCTACAACTGTGACATTCACCGGTCCAAAACCTACACCTGCTACATACACTGAATATGTCACCTATTGCCCAACACCCACCACCATCACGCTCACTACTTGCTATAGGGACACATGCCATCCAGCTACCTACACAGTTACTGCACCTACCTATATCAGCTACACCGCTTCTGTAAAGCCAAACCATCAAATTACGATCACAGAGCCAAATACACCTCCTCCAGCCCGGACTTCTCCTGTTACTAGAACAACTGTGGCaccaatttcaacattCAAGCCCACTACCCCTGCATCTGTAGTTTTACTCGGAGAAGCTTCCAGCAGGGGCTACGGCTCGTTTATAGCAGTTGCAGTGGCTTTCGTATTGGCATTGTTTTAG
- a CDS encoding reressed in hyphal development, protein MKYISSVLFLLSVYATSVSAVIYTVYLGVSSDDETLPTGLSSIHEGAGINYFFLGEGSQNLTYDDDQKLLYFDSTPEVRQFFSVVGNIVQLTVAPDATEVNVDGPLLAFQGSTGGFYAQKNINDPYRYSQNSYALVHYDSDAPEDAIPVNV, encoded by the coding sequence ATGAAGTATATTTCATCAGTGTTGTTTTTACTTTCTGTTTACGCAACCAGTGTTTCTGCTGTCATATACACGGTCTACCTCGGGGTTTCGTCTGATGACGAAACACTTCCCACAGGCTTGTCTTCTATCCATGAAGGCGCTGGTAtcaactacttcttcttgggtgAGGGTTCTCAGAACTTGACCTATGACGATGatcagaaacttctttACTTTGACTCGACTCCTGAAGTTCGTCAATTCTTTTCGGTTGTTGGAAACATTGTTCAGTTGACAGTTGCACCCGATGCTACCGAAGTAAATGTTGATGGTCCATTGTTGGCTTTCCAGGGCTCCACTGGTGGCTTCTATGCTCAGAAGAATATCAATGATCCTTACAGATACTCTCAAAACAGTTATGCTTTGGTTCACTACGATTCAGATGCTCCAGAAGATGCCATTCCAGTAAATGTC
- a CDS encoding predicted protein, which yields MAKGGHSHRSTLKNDHKPFKSKHSTKGQLKNQFKGKVEKSTTGTNKALKTLTKTERKNLAKQLKDNKILETKLTRKLFEGSSGAEKIVTVISLTNDVSPSDIAASLFNVDEDDQMREFAYPSVSDVRVARFKSNLKVIVPDQNDFLAMLDAARVSDFVVFGISATQEVEKEYGEQILRSLVAQGIASVIGVLPNVVSAYPKRNLQMDIRQSLQSYFTHFFPNEDKLYALENEPENLNCLRTICQKFPKSVTWRDSRGWLLADSAYWSTEDATNGHLVVEGTTRGVGFNADRLVHIPGYGDFQIDRIEKLSRGHKSDSDTGFVPTEQQETLEELNPEEIDMEDDFGDEWDDGNDLGVRMDGRTYFEDGDNLPKRKFKLPKGTSEYQGRWFVDDVLEDASDVEEDDEDVEIAQEEIIEEDMAVEGAPTEYAPTEIGDDMHVDLSPEEEERQLKEFRDIEKEDLEFPDEIELHPSESGKERLSAFRGIKSLANCDWDYDEHDVEAPSIWNRLLRISNFKATKNKINKEYIKSTQVNTGNKIRIFIRAPSLILETINCSSTPFSIFELSEHEHKLAVCNFSFESWEDYEKPVPTKESIIVQYGPRRQVIQPLFNQASNNSNNVHKSENFCHNGDTVIATAIAPVLFNNAPVIYFKPATDGAIEFVGVGTFLNCDHTRIVAQRAVLTGHPVKIHKRVVTVRYMFFNAEDINWFKAIPLFTKSGRTGFIKESLGTHGYFKANFDGKLTSQDTVAMSMYKRVWPEVSTAWTI from the coding sequence ATGGCTAAAGGAGGTCACTCGCATAGGTCAACTCTTAAGAATGACCACAAGCCGTTCAAATCTAAGCATTCGACCAAAGGTCAGTTGAAAAACCAATTCAAAGGtaaagttgaaaaatccaCCACTGGCACCAACAAAGCCCTCAAAACGTTGacaaaaacagaaagaaagaatttAGCCAAACAATTGAAggacaacaagatcttggagaCCAAGTTGACGAGAAAATTGTTCGAAGGCTCGAGTGGGGCAGAAAAGATTGTTACTGTGATTTCATTAACTAATGATGTCTCACCTTCGGACATCGCAGCCAGTTTGTTCAATGTAGATGAGGATGATCAAATGCGTGAGTTTGCATATCCATCGGTGCTGGATGTGAGAGTGGCTCGtttcaagtccaacttAAAAGTTATAGTTCCCGACCAAAACGATTTCCTTGCCATGTTGGATGCAGCTCGAGTGTCTGATtttgttgtatttggcatTTCAGCTACTCAAGAAGTCGAAAAGGAGTACGGAGAACAGATATTGAGAAGTTTGGTAGCCCAGGGTATAGCATCGGTTATCGGAGTATTGCCTAATGTCGTCAGTGCCTACCCCAAGAGAAACTTGCAAATGGACATCAGACAATCTTTGCAGTCGTACTTCACTCATTTTTTCCCCAACGAAGACAAATTGTATGCTTTGGAAAACGAACcagagaacttgaactgTTTGAGAACTATCTGCCAGAAATTCCCCAAATCGGTCACATGGAGAGACTCCAGAGGCTGGTTATTGGCTGATTCTGCTTATTGGTCAACCGAAGATGCCACAAACGGTCACCTTGTCGTCGAGGGAACCACCAGAGGAGTTGGTTTCAATGCAGACAGATTGGTTCATATTCCAGGCTATGGTGATTTTCAAATAGATCGTATAGAAAAGTTGAGTAGGGGTCACAAACTGGACTCAGACACTGGTTTTGTTCCCACTGAACAACAGGAAACacttgaagagttgaaccCAGAGGAAATAGATATGGAAGACGATTTCGGCGATGAATGGGACGACGGTAACGATCTTGGGGTTAGAATGGATGGAAGAACGTACTTTGAAGATGGCGACAACTTACCTAAGagaaagttcaagttgCCCAAGGGAACATCAGAATACCAGGGAAGATGGTTTGTTGACGATGTTTTGGAAGACGCGTCAGACgtcgaagaagatgatgaagatgtagaaatTGCCCAAGAGGAAATTATCGAAGAGGATATGGCTGTGGAAGGTGCACCAACCGAATATGCTCCTACGGAAATCGGAGACGACATGCATGTTGATCTTTcgccagaagaagaagaaagacagTTGAAGGAATTCAGAGAcatagaaaaagaagacttAGAATTTCCTGACGAAATCGAGTTGCATCCTTCCGAATCAGGAAAGGAAAGATTGAGTGCATTTAGAGGTATCAAGTCGTTGGCCAACTGTGACTGGGATTATGACGAACACGATGTAGAAGCCCCAAGCATCTGGAACAGATTATTGAGAATATCCAACTTCAAAGCTACCAAGAATAAGATCAACAAGGAATACATCAAACTGACTCAAGTAAACACAGGAAACAAGATCAGAATATTCATCAGGGCCCCTTCTTTGATTTTAGAAACTATCAACTGCAGTTCTACGCCGTTCTCGATCTTCGAATTGTCAGAACACGAACACAAGTTGGCTGTGTGTAACTTCTCGTTTGAAAGTTGGGAAGACTACGAGAAACCAGTTCCTACCAAGGAGTCCATCATTGTACAGTACGGTCCTAGAAGACAAGTCATCCAGCCACTCTTTAACCAAGCATCtaacaattccaacaacgTTCACAAATCTGAGAACTTCTGCCACAACGGTGACACGGTCATTGCCACTGCTATTGCCCCTGTACTTTTTAACAATGCTCCAGTCATCTACTTCAAACCAGCCACCGACGGAGCCATTGAGTTTGTTGGTGTCGGTACCTTCTTGAATTGTGACCACACCAGAATCGTTGCTCAAAGAGCAGTCTTGACTGGCCACCCAGTTAAAATTCACAAGAGAGTTGTTACAGTTCGTTATATGTTCTTCAACGCCGAAGACATCAATTGGTTCAAGGCTATTCCTTTGTTCACCAAGTCAGGAAGAACTGGTTTTATCAAGGAAAGTCTTGGTACTCACGGTTATTTCAAGGCAAACTTCGATGGTAAGTTGACTTCTCAAGACACTGTGGCCATGAGCATGTACAAGAGGGTCTGGCCGGAAGTGTCTACAGCTTGGACTATTTAG
- the RPS29A gene encoding 40S ribosomal protein S29 (go_component ribosome) — protein sequence MAHESVWFSHPRNFGKGSRQCRLCSSHSGLIRKYGINMCRQCFREKAADIGFNKYR from the coding sequence ATGGCTCACGAAAGTGTTTGGTTCTCCCACCCAAGAAACTTCGGTAAGGGTTCAAGACAATGTCGTCTTTGTTCTTCCCACTCCGGTTTGATCAGAAAGTACGGTATCAACATGTGCCGTCAATGTTTCAGAGAAAAGGCCGCTGACATCGGTTTCAACAAGTACCGTTAA
- a CDS encoding predicted protein, producing the protein MVFLDSLRKRFSSTLESHQIDEDYTVAENETETETPIASASCVASGVDYMAIGLDPRFDPDEAVPSYETSQMLHDRSNNASNISISRNSSFVADMDSIAYLDRPTNVTAMASSTSAANPASATSRKSELKRNSLKQLGLKFLNARQHFALAISRDVSLIPPLIGLIQSWKRAFVDSHYMVDSINSANLSETSQHLKSITSARQSEHFLTGLWCLVAAYLSYSVLDGLTVRWIVTYSTSAAIVRVLSMSTIIIAVEQYLVATFSAYGYKYGLHIWLLISCCLTFGYIVQNFVTSNLDLKKGAQKRARFFDFYNIVVFAVVPVGLASFITMIGLLRSLLILRIDIDQTFGEA; encoded by the exons ATGGTGTTTTTGGATTCACTCCGTAAACGATTCTCCAGCACTCTCGAATCTCACCAGATCGACGAAGACTACACCGTGGCCGAGAACGagacagaaacagaaactcCTATCGCCTCTGCCCTGTGTGTTGCATCCGGAGTGGATTACATGGCCATAGGACTAGATCCACGCTTCGACCCCGACGAAGCTGTTCCGTCATACGAGACATCACAGATGCTCCATGACCGTCTGAATAATGCTAGT AATA TTTCTATTCTGAGAAACTCCTCCTTCGTAGCAGATATGGACTCAATAGCGTATCTAGACCGTCCCACTAATGTAACGGCAATGGCGTCATCCACTTCGGCGGCAAATCCTGCTTCTGCCACTTCCCGAAAGTCTGAGTTGAAACGAAATTCGCTCAAACAGTTGGGGCTCAAGTTTCTCAATGCACGTCAGCACTTTGCGCTTGCTATCTCACGAGACGTGTCGTTAATACCGCCTCTCATCGGCCTCATCCAGCTGTGGAAACGGGCCTTTGTTGATAGCCACTACATGGTAGACTCCATCAACAGTGCAAACCTCAGCGAAACAAGCCAACACCTAAAGTCCATAACAAGTGCCCGGCAGTCAGAACACTTTCTTACTGGCTTGTGGTGTCTTGTGGCTGCATATTTGTCGTATTCTGTATTAGACGGCTTGACTGTTCGCTGGATCGTAACCTATCTGACTTCTGCTGCAATCGTGCGTGTCTTGTCAATGTCTACAATCATCATAGCCGTCGAACAGTACCTTGTAGCAACTTTTTCAGCCTACGGATACAAGTACGGCTTACATATCTGGCTTCTTATCAGTTGCTGCTTGACGTTTGGATACATAGTCCAGAACTTCGTGACTTCCAACTTGGATTTAAAGAAAGGGGCGCAGAAAAGGGCGCGATTCTTCGATTTCTACAACATCGTCGTGTTTGCTGTGGTACCTGTAGGTTTGGCCAGCTTTATAACCATGATAGGTCTCTTGCGATCGCTCTTAATTCTCCGGATCGATATAGACCAGACCTTCGGCGAAGCATAA